Sequence from the Myxococcales bacterium genome:
GGCGTTGGGCTGCTCGGTGGCCCAGAGGTTTTCCCAGCGACCCCAATGCGCGTTGAGGGGCCTTGGCGATCATCTTATGGAAGTGGGCGAAGAACTCGGGGTAGTTCCCGAGGTTGTCCCGGACGAGCAGGTGCTGGTGGTTGCTCATCGCGATGAAGCCATGCAGCGTGATCTTGTAGCGCTCGCACGCCTCCGCGAGGCAGTAGAGGTAAATCTGCTCGACGCGCACATCAGGACGCAGCAGGTGCTGCCGCTGCGTGCAGCGCCGACTGGTGAGGTACGTGCGACCGGCCACGACCTGACGGGGAAGCGTCATGAACGTCACATCGGCAGCGGGGCGAACCAAGTTGCGTCGACCGGCGAAAAAGGAACCCAGGACGGGTCTTGCTGGTCTCACCGTGTGTACACGGTGAACTGTCGTCCGCGACGCGCGCATCGGCACGCAGCAGGTGCTGGCGCTGCGTGCAGCGCCGACTGGTGAGGTACGTGCGACCGGCCACGACCTGACGGGGAAGCGTCATGAACGTCACATCGGCGGCGACGCGAGCCAAGTTGCGTCGACCGGCGAAAAAGGAACCCAGGACGGGTCTTGCTCGTAGCGACCGACCGCGGCCCCTACGGCAAGACGCTAGGGCGCGTCTGCATCGACCGAAGCGGGCTCGTCTCCGTGCGTGAAGAGAATAGGAACGGGCCGCGGACGTTTGAGGTGAGGCGGAGGTGAGGGCCTTCACTTTCCCGGCAGCAAGAGGCGAAACGCCGAGTACTCCTCGTGCGCGGCACGACTTCCTGCAGTGAATGCGTTGCCCCCGGGTTGAGCGTCGATAAATCTAACGATCCCGCCATCGTTGATGACGTTGAAGACGTGACCCTTGGTTGGGTCAATGAACGGATTGGAGCCCGAAACGATCCCCGCCGCACCTGGTCCAGCGTCTTCCATCTGCTTGATGATTTCTTCGATGGGGCTTCGGGAGGTGAATTTCCCGCCGAGTGCCTTCTCGAGAACTTCAGGTGCACCGGCCGCGGAATTGGTCACCGGACGCGGGCCGTGTCCGCGCAAAATCGAGTGAACCGAGAGAGCCACCTCCTGGCAATTGGTTGTGCCGCGGACGGAATTCACATTTCGAAGGCGGGCGGCGAGTGCGACCCTATTCGCCGAGCGCCCGACCGACGTGAGCATCGCGCCGAAGCCCATGCCTCCACCGTCAACAACGACCTCTGAGGCCAAGATCGTCGCTTGGTTGAGCATCGGCGCGGAGCGATACAGAAGCGCGACGCCAGTAGTGGCGGCCGTGGCTACGTAAGGGATGAGATACGGAAGAAACCAGTACAGCCCAGTCGGGTCGCTCCGCCCAACCGGCGCTCCTCCGACATACCCATAGAGACTCGCCCCGCCCGCGAGTCCAATCGGATCCGCCTGCAAGTACCTCCCCGTCTTCGGGTCGTAGTCGCGGAAGACGTTGTAATGGAGCCCGCTCTCGTCGTCGTAGAGCTGCCCCGGAAAGCGCATCGGGAAGCTCAGCTTCACCGAGTCGCCATCGGGATCTTCGTCGGGCATCGACATGCCGAACGCGTCGCCGTCCCATTTCCACACGATCTTGTCGGTGGCGTCGGCTAGCGCGCGCGGCGTGCCCAGGTGATCGGTGTGAATCGTCTGCGACTCGGTGGGCGTGAAGCGCGCGACGGGCGTCTGGCCCATGTACGCCACTTGGTAGATCGGCGCGCCCGTCGCATCGTATTCGCCGATCAAGCGCCCCGCCGCGTCGCGGAACGCGAACGTCGTTTTGGTGCAGCGATGGTCATCATTGCAAGACTCGCCGGTGGTGCATGAGCCGCACGCCACCTGACCGCCGCAGTCGTCGGGCGCTGTGCCGCACATGAAATTCGCTGGGCACGTCGTCTTCGGCGTGCACCCGCAGTGGTTCGGAACGCCAGCGCCCGCGCACGTCTCGGGCTCGGTGCACGTGCCGCACGTGATCGTGCCGCCGCAGCCGTCGCTCGCGGTGCCGCAGTTCTCGCCGGCGGGGCAGACCGTGCCCGGTGTGCAGCCGCACTGGTTCGGAATGCCGCCGCCGCCACACGATTGAGGCGCGCCGCACGAGCCACAATCGATGAGGCCCCCGCAACCGTCGTCGGCGCTGCCGCAGTTCTGGCCGCTCGGGCACGCCGTCGCCGGTGTGCACCCGCACTGGTTGCCGGTGCCGCCGCCGCCGCACGATTGCGGGCCGGTGCAGGCGCCGCAGTCGACGGTGCCGCCGCAACCGTCATCGGCGGTGCCGCAGTTCTGTCCCGCGGGGCACGTCGTCGCCGGCGTGCATCCGCATTGATTCGCCGTGGCGCCGCCGCTGCACGACTGGGGCGCGGTGCAGGAGCCGCAGTCAATCGTTCCACCGCAACCGTCGTCGGCGCTGCCGCAGTTCTGTCCCGCGGGGCAGGTCGTCGCCGGGCTGCATCCGCACTGGTTCGCGACGGTGCCGCCACCGCATGACTGCGGCGCAAGACACGAGCCGCAATCAAACATCCCTCCACATCCGTCGGACGCGGTGCCGCAGTTCTGTCCCGCCGGGCAGCTCGTCGCCGGCGTGCAACCGCACGCACCGGCCGCGCCGGCGCCGCCGCACGTCTCGGGCCCAGTGCACGTGCCGCAATCGAGCGTGCCTCCGCAACCGTTGGGCGCCGTGCCGCAGTTCTGCCCCACGGGGCAGCTCGTCTTGCAGACGACGACGACCTGACACGTGCCACCGCCGCACGTTTCGCCGGCGCTGCACGTTCCGCAAGGGATCGTCCCGCCGCAGCCGTCGCTGGCGGTACCGCACACCTGGCCTACAGGGCACGTCGTCGCTGCAGTGCAACCACACTGCGTCGCCGTTCCGCCGCCACCGCAGGTGTCGGCGTTGATGCACGAGCCGCAGTCGAGGGTGCCACCGCAACCATCGGGTGCGGTGCCGCAGTTCTGCCCCGACGGGCAAGCCGTGGCGGGCGTGCAGCCGCACTGACTCGCCGTCGCTCCGCCGCCGCACGTCTGCGGCGAGGCGCACGAGCCGCAATCGAGCGTGCCGCCGCAGCCGTCGGGCGCGCTCCCGCAAGTCTGCCCGGTCGGACACGTCGTGGCGGGCGCGCAGCCGCACTGGTTCGCGATCGCGCCGCCGCCGCAGGTCTGCGGCGAGGAGCACGAGCCGCAGTCGAGGGTGCCACCGCAACCGTCGGGCGCCGTGCCGCAGTTCTGTCCGCTGGGGCACGCCTTCGCAGGCTCGCAGCCGCATTGACCCGACGTGCCGCCGCCGCCGCACACTTGCGGCGCGACGCACGAGCCGCAGTCGAGGAGCGTGCCGCACCCGTTGTCGACCTTGCCGCACGTCTGCTGCGCGGGACACGTCGTGAGAGTTGGCGTGCAGGGCCCGCCATCACCGGCGTCACCGCTGCCCGGCGCGTCGGCCGCGCCATCGGCGCTCGCATGACCTCCACCATCGCCGCCGGTCGCTGCCTCGTCGCTCCCGGCCTCGGTTCCGGGCGCGCCGACATCGCCGCCGCTTCCACCGTCAGAGCCCGCGTTGTCACAACCGAGAAGCGTGAGCGCGACGGCGAACGTTGCGGCAAGTTGCCATGCGCCGATGCGCTTCATGATGGCGCTCATCGCGTCACCGTCTTCGCCACGCGGAGGCCATTCGAACCAACGAGGTAGTTTGCGACGACCGACCCGCTGGTCATCTTCGTGAGGCGCCCGCGAGCGTCGTACGCGAAGCTCCGAATCCCATCGGTCGTGGGGCTTCCGTTCTCGTCGTAGGCGTAGCTGCGCGCGTCGGGCGCCGACGTCGCGAGCAGCCGTTGGTTCCCCGCGCCGTACGACAGCGTCTGCGCACCTCGCTTCGTGCGGTTGCCCACCGCGTCGTATTCGTAGCTCTCTGCGCCGGCCGGCGTCACCGCGGCCACGAGTCGATCGAGCGCGTCGTACGCATACGTTCGCGCGTCGGTCGCGTTGGCGGCGTCGGCGATGCTCGTGATGCGCGACGCGGCGTCGTAAGCGACGGTCCACGTCTTTCCCGCCGCCATGTAGCTCGCGATGCGACCGTCGAGATCGACGGCGCGAGCGATAACGACGCCGCCCTGAGTCTTGTAGCTCGTAACGGGCCCGAAGGGCTTATACGCGATGAGGTCCATCAGCGTCGTCGTCGTCGGGTTGGGTCCGGCAGCGTCGAGCGACACCTTGCCGACGCGACCGAGGGCGTCGTACGCATATTTCACTGCCTGCCCGTTGGGGTACGTCATCTTCGTGAGGTGCCCCACGGCGTCGTATTGGTACCCGAGCGTGAGCGACACGTTGTTGCCGCCGGCGGTGATCGCCTGGGACTCCTGCACGAGGCGCCCGAGCGCGTCGTAGAGGTAGGCGCGGGCGCCGCTCGCGTCCGTGACGGCGGTCAATCGACCGATACCGTTCGCGCCTGAGTCGTAGTCGTACGACGCTTGCGTCCCATCGGCGTAGTGAACCGCGACAACGCGATTGAGCGCGTCATACTCGTACGTCGTCGCCTGCCCCTTCGCGTCGGTCCGCGAGACGACGTTGCCCGCCGCGTCGAACGTGGCGTTCGCCACGCCCGTGTCGGGGCTCGTGACCTTCAGCACGTCACCGAGCGCGTCCACGGCGTATTGCGTCACCAGCGAGCGCGGATCGGTGACGCTCACGAGGCGATCGCGCGCGTCGTAGCCGAAGTCCGTGACGCCGCCCGCAGCGTCCGTCGCCTTGATGAGGCGATTGAGCGCATCGTACGCGCGCGTGGTCGTGCGGCTGAGCGGGTCGGTCACGCTCGTGAGGTTGCCCTGCGTGTCGTAGGCGTACGTCGTGGTTTGCCCGAGGGCGCCGAGCGACTTGGTCAAGCGCCCGAGGTTCGAGAAGACCCAAGTGCGCGACTGGGTCACGTTGTTGGAGGGATCGCGAATCGTCTCGGCGGTGCGATTGCCGAGGCCATCGAGCGTGTATTTCACGCGATTGCCGAGGTTATCGGCCAAGTCGGTGAGGCGATGCGCCGCGTCGTAAGCCAGATCGACGAACGACGCATCGGGCATCGTGATGCGCGTGACGAGCCCGGCGGCATCGTACGTGTAGCTCGTGACGAGACCACCCACGCTGCGCGACGTGAGCCGCTGCCTCGCGTCGTACGCAAGCGTCATCGTCGTGCCGTTGGGGTCGACGAGCTTGAGCGGGTTGCCGTACGCGTCGTATTCCAGGTACTGCGTGAGGTGCCCGAGGGCATCGCTCTGGGCGGCGAGCTGGCCGCGGCAACCGAGGGAACTTGCGCCGGCGCACGTGGCGCCGTCGGCGTAATACGCGTAGGCCACCGTGTCCGTCACGTCGGTCCGCGGACCGTCGAGCGTGACGACGCGGCCGTGGGCGTCGTAGGAGAACGACCAAGTGCGCGCGTTGTTCGACGCTGTGTCTTTGAGCGAAAGCGTGAGCATGTTGCCGCTCGCGTCGTACGTGAACGTCGTCGTTCGGCCCGGCTCGCTGACGAGCGTGGGGACGTCCCGCGTGGGGTGCCAGGTCGTCGTGATGGTCCGCGCAAGAGGGGTCCCGAAGGCTTCCGTGCGCGACGTCTCGAGGTTCTTGCGCGCGTCGGTCCGCTCGAAGGTCGTCACGTTGCCGTTCCAATCAGCGACCGAGGTGAGGTACCCGTTCACGTCGAAGTTCTGAGCCGCCGGCCCGCAGCTCGGGCACGGCGGCCCGCTGATGCTGACGACCTTACCGACCCCCGTTGACGAGCGTCGTCGCGTACGTGCGGACGGCGCCGGCCGGATCGGTGACGGTCACCGCGTTCGCGCCGAAGACGGCCGTGGTGTTCTCGAGGCCCGTAGGCCCACCGACGAGCGAGCCCGTGGCGCGACCTTGTGCGTCGAACTTCCAGGTCACGAAGCGCGTGCCGTTTTCGTCCTTGATGCCGGTGAGCGCGTTTGACTGCGCGCTCGCGACGTGAGCCGCCTCGTTGTAGAAGTACGTCCGCTTTGCGCCGCCGGGGAAGGTCACGCTCGTGAGGTTGTTGGCCGCGCCGGTGGAGCTCGCCTCGTCGTACTTGAACGTGTAGTTCGCGCCCGCCGGGTCGGTCACCGTAGAGACGCGACTCGATGCGTCGTAGACGAAGCCCATGGAACGACCGAAGTCGTCGGTCACTTGAAGGAGCAGTCCGGCCTTCGGCGCCACCGCGACGGGCGTCGCGGCGGTGCTGTACGTGAGCGTCGTGACACGCCCCGTGCGATCGGTGACGCTGAGGAGCGTGCCAGCCGCGTCGTAGAGCTCCACGACTTGTTCGGCAGGGATCGTGATGCGGTAGCCCGTGATGACGTTGCCGGCGTCGACGATCTTGTCGAGCGTTTCGGAGACGTCGCGGTCGGCCCCGTAGCGCGTACCGCTCGACGGCGCCGAGAACGAGTAGATCTGCCCGCTCGGCCGCACGGCCGCCACCGTGAAGGGGTCGAGCGCCGTCAAGAGCTGCGCGCCGTAGCGATGCGACCACAGCGTTCCGAAGGGGTACGACCGCGGCGGGAGGTACGCGCCCGTGGGCAGCGAGTTGTAGACGAGCGTGAGCTCGAGCGTCGACGAGCTGAAGATGGGCTCGGCCTGGCGACTGACGCCAGCGCCCGGATGAATGGGATCACCGATCCAGAGGGCGCCCTTGGCCGGATCGCAGTCCTCGCACTTGTTGGCGAGCGAACCGCCGAGGCATTGGCCGAACTGCGCCTGGCCCGTGCAGCTCGCAGCGGGAATGCACGCGCTCCCGTTCCATAGTTCGCCCGCGGGGCAGTTGCCGCAGGTGGCCGGCGGCGGAACGCTCGCGGACTTGCAGACACCCGAGACGCAGCGCTCACCCCCGTTGCATGCTTTGCCGTCGTTGCAGTCTGCATCTCCGGTGCAGGTGACGCACTCGAGCAAGAGGTCCCACCCCATGTACGGGAAGCCGGCGGGCCCCGTGGGGGAGTTCTTGTTGTGACTCTTCTGGGTGCACTGGTACTGATGGACGTGCCGCCCTGGGGGATAGCTCTGGCTCTCGCCGCGGTAGTAACAATCGACGGCGCTCGGCAGATCCCAGATGACGTTCGGATAGACCGTAGCTGGCTGCCCGGGAACGGCGCACTGAGTCACCGCACCTGCGACGCTCGTGATGGCGTCACCGACGCTGCAAAGGGGCCGCGTCGGATCGAAGAAACCGCCCGTGGCTGAGACAACGCCCTTCGGGATCTTCCCCCCGGTGCACGTGAGCGGAGGCGGCATGTCGGCGGCTTGCGCCGGCGCGGCCCAGAACGAGAGCACGCCGAGCGCGATCCACTTTGCGAGCCCCACGCCGCCAGCGATCGAGCGGATCGCCGTCCTTGCCCCGAGCACTGCCCCTGCCCTCGCCATCATGCCTCTCGTGAGCGCTCTCGCGGCCCACGATGGGCGTTCGCTGAGCACTCGCACGGGCGCGTAGAAAAGCGCAGCCGCACTAGAACGGCTATCAGGGCGGCCGCGCAGCGCCAACGCAAACGAGCCGCCCCGATGCAGCAGCATCGGTGCATGGATGGAGAGGTACGCCATGCGCGCCTGGCAGCGCGACGCGCGGCGCGTCGCGGCCTAGCGCAGCGCCATCAACGACACGACGCGGAAGCCGCCCTTGGGAACGTCAACGGCCTGCGTACGCGACACGCCGCGCGCCGAGAGGTGAACCTTGTGATGCCCTGCCGGCACGCGGACCCGAGTGATGGCGATGCGCGCCGGAAGCGTCTCCCAGCTTCGTGTGTCGGGTGTGTCGAGAGCCGTCAGCGTGGCTTGCGTCGCGAGCGAGGCGATGAGCCCGATGATGGCGCCGTCGCCGCTGCCGCCCGCGCGGCGCACGCCTTCGCCGGCCACGAGACGCACGACGAGGCGCGAGATGGCGGAAGCAACGATGGCGCCCTCGAGCTTCTCCCACTCCCGCCGAACCTCCGCCGTGAGGTTCACGGCCTCTTCGACCGGCAACGGCGAGCGACCGACGCTGGCCGTAGGGATCTCGTAGCCGCCCTGCCCTGGCGCCAAGGTCGGGTAGTTCACCCACGTGACAAGCCCTTGCGCCGCGAGGCGATTCGCCGCCGACGCGTCGTCAGGCCTTATCGACGAGGCGAAGTAGGTGAGCGCGAGCCCGATGGGGATTCGCTTCGCGATCTTGTGCGGCACGCGCCCATAGCCCAAAACGACGATGATCTCCCCTTCGTCGCCGAGCGGCGGCGGCGCGTCGTCCTTTTCGAGCGCCGTCAGGCGCGGGCTTCGATAGGCCCCTTGCGCCAAGACGCCGCGCACCGATCGGCGCAGCGAATCGAACCCCTTGTGCGCCAGCGCCGCGTCGTACCAGCGCAGCGCTTCGTCGGGCTCGCCGCTCTTTTCGAAGACGAGCCCCGCGAGAAAGCCGCCGAGTCCCAGCACCGGGCTCGATTCGTCCTTGAGCTTCTGCTTGAAGTACGTGTGCAGAACGGCGAGGCGCCGCGCCTCGACGCGCGCGCCGTTGAGATCGCCCTGCTCGAGGTAGTTCACCATGTTGAGGGTGTTGATGAGCAGCTTCTCGTAAGGCGGCGCCTGGTAGCGCCCGACCGAATCGGAAAACATGTATTTTCCAATCGTGTCGGCGGCGTTCTTCGAGAGGTCGAGCATCTCGATGGCCTTGTCAGCGGCCTCGAAGTCGCGCGCGGACAGCTCGAACTGCGCCAGCGACTGCTGAATCGTCGCGCGGTCGAGCAAGAGCAGCGCGTTGTCGCCCTCGAGCTTCTCGGGCAGGTCCTTGTCGGTCTTCGCGTCCATCTCGTCGTTCAACGCCGCGATGGCCGCGCGCGGCGCTCCGTCGTCGAGCGCCGTGCGAACGCGGAGCGTACGAGCCTCGTGACCACCGCAGCCCACGAGGAGCGCGAGCGCGAAGGCCAGCGCAAGGGCTTGAGCCAGCGCGACGAGCCATCGCAGGCGCGAGCGCGAGAGGTGCAGCATGAGAGGCAAGGGACCTAACGAACCATCTTCGTGATGTACGCCTTGTGCTGGAAGCGAATGGCGCTGGTCTCGACCTCAATGACCTGCATGAACAAGAAGTACTGAACGCGGCGGGCGTCGTCGGTGCGCTCGGCAGCGGCTTGCACCTTGCCGGTGATGAAATACTTCGCGCCGAGCTGGCGGCCGTATTTCGTCACGTTGGCGGGATTGAAGACAGGGTTCTGATGGCCCTCAACCTCGGCGATCATCTCCTTCTGGCGCTCGCGGCTGATGACCGTCACGACGCCCGACTCGACGAGCCACGTCTCGGTCTCGCTGAGGGCCGCGCCGAGCTGCGAGTCGATGTGCTCACTGGTGGCGTTTTGGTAGGGGAAGATGGCGACGATGTCTTTGCCGCGGTTGCCGCGCCAGAGCTCCATCAGCGGCGCGTTTCGCAGCTTGCCGAGAGACTCGGAGAGCATCCTCTGGATGTCTTCCTTGTCGAGGCCCGTGCTCATGGCGGGGTTGTCGATGCTCGGATCGTTGGAGCCGCGGACGTACTCCTTCGAACAGCCAGCGAGCGCGAGCGCTGCGCCAAAGAGGGCCACTTGGAGGGATATGAGCTTCATGATTCCTTTTCGTCTCCCAGGCACAAGAACGTGAGTCGGTCGGTCGGAGGGGAGGATAGCCGACGCAGCGACGCCGCGGGCGGCCGACGAGATACCGGCAAGACGCGGCACCGTTCTCACCGATTCAATCGCGGCGCGGCCTACGGCGCGATCGAGGCGAAACGTGAACCCCCGGTGACGATCGGACCGTGAAGGCGCGATTACGCGACTCGAAGGGGCGGCGAAGAAGCGGCCAAATGGCCGAGCGCGATCTTCACGCGCGGCGC
This genomic interval carries:
- a CDS encoding RHS repeat protein; the encoded protein is MGLAKWIALGVLSFWAAPAQAADMPPPLTCTGGKIPKGVVSATGGFFDPTRPLCSVGDAITSVAGAVTQCAVPGQPATVYPNVIWDLPSAVDCYYRGESQSYPPGRHVHQYQCTQKSHNKNSPTGPAGFPYMGWDLLLECVTCTGDADCNDGKACNGGERCVSGVCKSASVPPPATCGNCPAGELWNGSACIPAASCTGQAQFGQCLGGSLANKCEDCDPAKGALWIGDPIHPGAGVSRQAEPIFSSSTLELTLVYNSLPTGAYLPPRSYPFGTLWSHRYGAQLLTALDPFTVAAVRPSGQIYSFSAPSSGTRYGADRDVSETLDKIVDAGNVITGYRITIPAEQVVELYDAAGTLLSVTDRTGRVTTLTYSTAATPVAVAPKAGLLLQVTDDFGRSMGFVYDASSRVSTVTDPAGANYTFKYDEASSTGAANNLTSVTFPGGAKRTYFYNEAAHVASAQSNALTGIKDENGTRFVTWKFDAQGRATGSLVGGPTGLENTTAVFGANAVTVTDPAGAVRTYATTLVNGGR
- a CDS encoding RHS repeat protein; translated protein: MNGYLTSVADWNGNVTTFERTDARKNLETSRTEAFGTPLARTITTTWHPTRDVPTLVSEPGRTTTFTYDASGNMLTLSLKDTASNNARTWSFSYDAHGRVVTLDGPRTDVTDTVAYAYYADGATCAGASSLGCRGQLAAQSDALGHLTQYLEYDAYGNPLKLVDPNGTTMTLAYDARQRLTSRSVGGLVTSYTYDAAGLVTRITMPDASFVDLAYDAAHRLTDLADNLGNRVKYTLDGLGNRTAETIRDPSNNVTQSRTWVFSNLGRLTKSLGALGQTTTYAYDTQGNLTSVTDPLSRTTTRAYDALNRLIKATDAAGGVTDFGYDARDRLVSVTDPRSLVTQYAVDALGDVLKVTSPDTGVANATFDAAGNVVSRTDAKGQATTYEYDALNRVVAVHYADGTQASYDYDSGANGIGRLTAVTDASGARAYLYDALGRLVQESQAITAGGNNVSLTLGYQYDAVGHLTKMTYPNGQAVKYAYDALGRVGKVSLDAAGPNPTTTTLMDLIAYKPFGPVTSYKTQGGVVIARAVDLDGRIASYMAAGKTWTVAYDAASRITSIADAANATDARTYAYDALDRLVAAVTPAGAESYEYDAVGNRTKRGAQTLSYGAGNQRLLATSAPDARSYAYDENGSPTTDGIRSFAYDARGRLTKMTSGSVVANYLVGSNGLRVAKTVTR
- a CDS encoding penicillin-binding protein activator LpoB is translated as MKLISLQVALFGAALALAGCSKEYVRGSNDPSIDNPAMSTGLDKEDIQRMLSESLGKLRNAPLMELWRGNRGKDIVAIFPYQNATSEHIDSQLGAALSETETWLVESGVVTVISRERQKEMIAEVEGHQNPVFNPANVTKYGRQLGAKYFITGKVQAAAERTDDARRVQYFLFMQVIEVETSAIRFQHKAYITKMVR